The following are from one region of the Nocardioides marmotae genome:
- a CDS encoding DUF72 domain-containing protein has protein sequence MGRIRVGISGWTYAGWRGDFYPRGLVQRRELAYAAERLTSIEVNGSFYSLQRPTSYAAWRDQTPDDFVFAVKGGRYITHLKRLRDVDTALANFLASGVLALGPKLGPLLWQLPERLAFDAALVDDFLSLLPRTTTEAAALAAGHDDKVPEDRALTVADAERPLRHALEFRSETWCTEEAFDLLRRHGVACVVADTARRFPMPEQVTADHVYVRLHGDTELYASGYSPAALDRWAEKCRGWAEHGDVYVYFDNDAKGYAPHDAVALIDRVGR, from the coding sequence ATGGGACGGATCCGGGTCGGCATCTCGGGATGGACCTACGCCGGCTGGCGCGGCGACTTCTACCCGCGCGGGCTGGTCCAGCGGCGCGAGCTCGCCTACGCCGCGGAGCGGTTGACCTCGATCGAGGTCAACGGCTCCTTCTACTCCCTCCAGCGCCCCACGTCGTACGCCGCCTGGCGCGACCAGACCCCGGACGACTTCGTCTTCGCGGTCAAGGGCGGCCGGTACATCACCCATCTCAAGCGGCTGCGCGACGTCGACACCGCGCTGGCCAACTTCCTCGCCTCCGGCGTCCTCGCGCTCGGCCCGAAGCTCGGACCGCTCCTGTGGCAGCTGCCCGAGCGGCTGGCCTTCGACGCCGCACTGGTCGACGACTTCCTCTCCCTGCTGCCCCGCACCACCACCGAGGCCGCCGCGCTGGCCGCCGGCCACGACGACAAGGTGCCCGAGGACCGGGCGCTGACCGTCGCCGACGCGGAGCGACCGCTGCGGCACGCGCTGGAGTTCCGCAGCGAGACCTGGTGCACCGAGGAGGCCTTCGACCTGCTGCGCCGCCACGGCGTCGCCTGCGTCGTCGCCGACACCGCCCGGCGCTTCCCCATGCCCGAGCAGGTCACCGCCGACCACGTCTACGTCCGCCTGCACGGCGACACCGAGCTCTACGCCAGCGGCTACTCCCCCGCCGCGCTCGACCGCTGGGCCGAGAAGTGCCGCGGCTGGGCCGAGCACGGCGACGTGTACGTCTACTTCGACAACGACGCGAAGGGGTACGCCCCGCACGACGCCGTCGCCCTCATCGACCGCGTCGGCCGCTGA
- a CDS encoding protein meaA, with product MTEKDQTERPQIDLPPTERPQRDRPWVMRTYAGHSTAEASNALYRSNLAKGQTGLSVAFDLPTQTGYDPDSPMSRGEVGKVGVPVPHLGEMRKLFDSIPLTEMNTSMTINATAMWLLAMYQVVAEEQAGVPEGRATPEEVAAQLAGTTQNDIIKEYLSRGTYVFPPEHSLRLIGDMIAYTVHQIPKWNPINICSYHLQEAGATPTQELAYALCTAIAVLDQVKASGQVSEDDFEKVVGRISFFVNAGVRFVEEMCKMRAFVELWDEITRERYGVTDPKMRRFRYGVQVNSLGLTEAQPENNVQRIVLEMLGVTLSKDARARAIQLPAWNEALGLPRPWDQQWSLRLQQVLAFESDLLEYDDIFAGSTVVEAKVAELVASARAEIDRVQAMGGAIAAVESGYMKQALVSAHAARRARIESGEEVVVGVNKYETTEPSPLTADLDGAIMTADPQAESSAIASVEAWKAERDEDEVARALAALAEAAKTDTNLMLPTLAAARAGATTGEWAGTLREVFGEFRAPTGVSGAVGAASAGQAGADLSAVRDRVKATGEELAGNKGGRLRLLVGKPGLDGHSNGAEQVAVRARDAGFEVIYQGIRLTPEQIVAAAVAEDVHCVGLSILSGSHMELVPAVLEGLREAGMSDVPVIVGGIIPDSDARALAEQGVAAVYTPKDFGLTEIMGGIVDVIRKANGLTEG from the coding sequence ATGACCGAGAAGGATCAGACCGAGCGGCCCCAGATCGATCTGCCCCCGACCGAACGGCCGCAGCGTGACCGGCCGTGGGTGATGCGGACCTACGCCGGCCACTCGACCGCCGAGGCCTCGAACGCGCTGTACCGATCGAACCTGGCCAAGGGCCAGACCGGCCTCTCGGTCGCCTTCGACCTGCCGACCCAGACCGGCTACGACCCCGACTCACCGATGTCGCGCGGCGAGGTCGGCAAGGTGGGCGTCCCGGTCCCGCACCTCGGCGAGATGCGCAAGCTGTTCGACTCCATCCCGCTGACGGAGATGAACACCTCGATGACCATCAACGCCACGGCCATGTGGCTGCTGGCGATGTACCAGGTCGTCGCCGAGGAGCAGGCCGGCGTGCCCGAGGGGCGGGCGACGCCCGAGGAGGTCGCCGCGCAGCTGGCGGGCACCACCCAGAACGACATCATCAAGGAGTACCTCTCGCGCGGGACCTACGTGTTCCCGCCCGAGCACTCCCTGCGGCTGATCGGCGACATGATCGCCTACACGGTCCACCAGATCCCCAAGTGGAACCCGATCAACATCTGCAGCTACCACCTGCAGGAGGCCGGCGCGACGCCGACCCAGGAGCTGGCCTACGCGCTGTGCACCGCGATCGCGGTGCTCGACCAGGTCAAGGCCTCGGGCCAGGTCTCCGAGGACGACTTCGAGAAGGTCGTCGGCCGGATCTCCTTCTTCGTCAACGCCGGCGTGCGCTTCGTCGAGGAGATGTGCAAGATGCGCGCCTTCGTCGAGCTGTGGGACGAGATCACCCGCGAGCGGTACGGCGTGACCGACCCCAAGATGCGACGGTTTCGCTACGGCGTGCAGGTCAACTCCCTCGGCCTGACCGAGGCGCAGCCGGAGAACAACGTCCAGCGCATCGTGCTGGAGATGCTCGGCGTCACGCTGTCCAAGGACGCCCGCGCCCGCGCGATCCAGCTGCCGGCGTGGAACGAGGCGCTCGGCCTGCCCCGGCCCTGGGACCAGCAGTGGTCCCTGCGCCTCCAGCAGGTGCTGGCCTTCGAGTCCGACCTGCTGGAGTACGACGACATCTTCGCCGGCTCGACCGTGGTCGAGGCCAAGGTCGCCGAGCTGGTCGCCAGCGCCCGGGCCGAGATCGACCGGGTCCAGGCCATGGGCGGCGCGATCGCCGCGGTGGAGTCGGGCTACATGAAGCAGGCGCTCGTCTCCGCCCACGCCGCCCGCCGGGCCCGGATCGAGTCCGGCGAGGAGGTCGTCGTCGGTGTCAACAAGTACGAGACCACCGAGCCCTCGCCGCTGACCGCCGACCTCGACGGCGCGATCATGACCGCCGACCCCCAGGCCGAGTCCTCCGCCATCGCCTCGGTGGAGGCGTGGAAGGCCGAGCGCGACGAGGACGAGGTCGCCCGCGCGCTCGCCGCCCTGGCCGAGGCGGCCAAGACCGACACCAACCTGATGCTCCCGACCCTGGCCGCGGCCCGGGCGGGTGCGACCACCGGCGAGTGGGCCGGCACCCTGCGCGAGGTCTTCGGGGAGTTCCGCGCCCCGACCGGCGTCTCCGGCGCGGTCGGCGCGGCCTCCGCCGGCCAGGCCGGCGCCGACCTCTCCGCGGTCCGCGACCGGGTCAAGGCCACCGGCGAGGAGCTGGCCGGGAACAAGGGCGGGCGGCTGCGCCTGCTCGTCGGCAAGCCCGGCCTCGACGGTCACAGCAACGGCGCCGAGCAGGTCGCCGTGCGGGCCCGCGACGCCGGCTTCGAGGTGATCTACCAGGGCATCCGGCTCACGCCCGAGCAGATCGTCGCTGCCGCCGTCGCCGAGGACGTGCACTGCGTCGGCCTCTCCATCCTCTCCGGCTCGCACATGGAGCTGGTGCCGGCGGTCCTCGAGGGCCTGCGCGAGGCCGGCATGTCCGACGTGCCGGTCATCGTCGGCGGGATCATCCCCGACTCCGACGCCCGCGCGCTGGCCGAGCAGGGCGTCGCGGCGGTCTACACCCCCAAGGACTTCGGCCTGACCGAGATCATGGGCGGCATCGTCGACGTCATCCGCAAGGCCAACGGCCTCACGGAGGGCTGA
- a CDS encoding STAS domain-containing protein produces MDIVADGPTLVLSGDFDVRSTPEVRDAIYDHLAGHEDVVLDLTEVGAVDLTALRLLAVATLVATREGHHMVLRGCGPAVRRLLHLSRLRSVVELERDAVGA; encoded by the coding sequence ATGGACATCGTGGCCGACGGACCCACGCTGGTGCTCAGTGGCGACTTCGACGTGCGCAGCACGCCCGAGGTGCGCGACGCCATCTACGACCACCTGGCCGGCCACGAGGACGTCGTGCTCGACCTGACCGAGGTGGGGGCGGTCGACCTGACCGCGCTCCGGCTGCTCGCCGTGGCGACCCTGGTCGCCACCCGCGAGGGGCACCACATGGTGCTGCGCGGCTGCGGCCCGGCCGTGCGCCGCCTGCTCCACCTCTCCCGGCTGCGCAGCGTCGTCGAGCTCGAGCGCGACGCGGTCGGCGCCTGA
- a CDS encoding cob(I)yrinic acid a,c-diamide adenosyltransferase has translation MVNLTRIYTRTGDGGETRLGDMSTTTKNDLRLHAYADVDEANAHLGLAVVRGGLDADVVAVLTHVQNDLFDVGADFCTPVVPDPEYPPLRIEQDYVDRLEAWCDHYNEALPALRSFILNGGTEGAAHLHVARTVVRRAERSAWAAFEVHAETMNKLAITYLNRLSDLLFILARHANREQGDVLWVPGGERGAQDQTAQD, from the coding sequence ATGGTCAACCTGACGCGGATCTACACCCGGACCGGCGACGGCGGCGAGACCCGTCTCGGCGACATGAGCACCACCACCAAGAACGACCTCCGGCTGCACGCCTACGCCGACGTCGACGAGGCCAACGCCCACCTCGGCCTGGCCGTCGTGCGCGGCGGGCTCGACGCGGACGTCGTGGCGGTGCTGACCCACGTCCAGAACGACCTGTTCGACGTCGGGGCCGACTTCTGCACGCCGGTCGTGCCGGACCCGGAGTACCCGCCGCTGCGCATCGAGCAGGACTACGTCGACCGGCTCGAGGCCTGGTGCGACCACTACAACGAGGCGCTGCCGGCGCTGCGCTCCTTCATCCTCAACGGCGGCACCGAGGGCGCCGCCCACCTCCACGTCGCGCGCACCGTCGTGCGCCGCGCCGAGCGGTCCGCATGGGCCGCCTTCGAGGTGCACGCCGAGACGATGAACAAGCTCGCGATCACCTACCTCAACCGGCTCTCGGACCTGCTCTTCATCCTCGCCCGGCACGCGAACCGCGAGCAGGGCGACGTGCTGTGGGTCCCCGGCGGCGAGCGCGGCGCGCAGGACCAGACCGCGCAGGACTAG
- a CDS encoding MFS transporter, which produces MADTSHPAPPAAVRTDPALVRPRNAVGLTFGLNGLLFATLVARLPDVRSHLDLDNTTLGLLLLAISVGSILALPATGRLIGWYGAARVVRGAVTSAAVGLTAASVTATVLESLPATAVGLFFYGIGIGVWDVAMNVEGAEVERRMGRTVMPRFHAGWSIGSIAGAGLGIPLTIVALPMSLHVAVVAAVALLVVWRVAATYLPPAPEPEHAERPRSAWTEPRLLAVGVMVLAFAVVEGSANDWLALALIDGHDAEHWVGVAGFSLFVTAMTAGRLAGPVVLDRFGRAPVLWVSTIAVFAGVLVVVLGDHVALVGAGILLWGLGAALGFPVGMSVAADDPARAAARVSVVSTIGYGAFLAGPPLLGVLGDRVGTLEALLVVPALMVPAAVAVLAARPRPAVV; this is translated from the coding sequence GTGGCTGACACCTCGCACCCCGCCCCACCGGCCGCGGTCCGGACCGACCCCGCCCTGGTGCGGCCCCGCAACGCGGTCGGCCTGACCTTCGGCCTCAACGGCCTGCTCTTCGCGACGCTGGTCGCCCGACTGCCCGACGTGCGCTCGCACCTCGACCTCGACAACACCACGCTCGGGCTGCTGCTGCTCGCGATCTCCGTCGGCTCGATCCTCGCCCTGCCCGCCACCGGCCGGCTGATCGGGTGGTACGGCGCCGCTCGGGTCGTCCGCGGGGCTGTCACGTCCGCCGCGGTCGGCCTGACCGCCGCCTCGGTGACCGCGACGGTGCTGGAGTCGCTCCCGGCCACCGCGGTCGGGCTGTTCTTCTACGGCATCGGGATCGGCGTGTGGGACGTCGCGATGAACGTCGAGGGCGCCGAGGTCGAGCGCCGGATGGGCCGCACGGTGATGCCGCGCTTCCATGCCGGGTGGTCGATCGGCTCCATCGCCGGGGCGGGCCTCGGCATCCCGCTGACCATCGTGGCGCTGCCGATGAGCCTGCACGTGGCGGTGGTGGCGGCGGTGGCGCTGCTCGTGGTCTGGCGGGTGGCGGCGACGTACCTCCCGCCCGCGCCGGAGCCCGAGCACGCCGAGCGGCCGCGGTCGGCCTGGACCGAGCCGCGCCTGCTGGCGGTCGGGGTGATGGTCCTGGCCTTCGCCGTCGTCGAGGGCTCGGCGAACGACTGGCTCGCGCTCGCCCTCATCGACGGCCACGACGCCGAGCACTGGGTCGGCGTCGCCGGCTTCTCGCTCTTCGTCACCGCGATGACCGCCGGGCGCCTCGCCGGCCCGGTCGTCCTGGACCGGTTCGGCCGGGCGCCGGTGCTGTGGGTCTCGACGATCGCGGTGTTCGCGGGCGTGCTCGTCGTCGTGCTCGGCGATCACGTCGCGCTCGTCGGCGCGGGCATCCTGCTGTGGGGCCTCGGAGCGGCGCTCGGCTTCCCGGTCGGGATGAGCGTGGCCGCCGACGACCCCGCGCGGGCCGCCGCCCGGGTCAGCGTGGTCTCCACGATCGGGTACGGCGCGTTCCTCGCCGGCCCGCCGCTGCTGGGAGTGCTCGGCGACCGGGTCGGGACCCTCGAGGCGCTGCTCGTGGTCCCCGCCCTGATGGTCCCCGCGGCCGTCGCCGTCCTCGCGGCCCGGCCGCGCCCGGCCGTCGTCTAG
- a CDS encoding DUF2550 domain-containing protein, with amino-acid sequence MPVWQWLLDAAGLLLLLVLLYGAALIVRRRVLSRHGGTFELSHRVRSERPGRGWLLGLGRYSGETLEWFRIFSLSPRPKRTWQRDALAYDGRREPEGPEQMSLYPDHVVISCHTREGEVELAMSPASLTGFQAWLEARPPGTDWTRG; translated from the coding sequence ATGCCGGTGTGGCAGTGGCTGCTCGACGCAGCCGGTCTGCTGCTCCTGCTCGTCCTGCTCTACGGCGCCGCGCTCATCGTGCGGCGGCGGGTGCTGTCCCGGCACGGGGGCACCTTCGAGCTCAGCCACCGCGTCCGGTCCGAGAGGCCCGGACGCGGTTGGCTTCTCGGACTCGGCCGCTACTCCGGCGAGACGCTCGAGTGGTTCCGCATCTTCTCGCTCTCGCCCCGGCCCAAGCGGACCTGGCAGCGCGACGCGCTCGCCTACGACGGCCGCCGCGAGCCCGAGGGGCCCGAGCAGATGTCGCTCTACCCCGACCACGTCGTGATCTCCTGCCACACCCGCGAGGGCGAGGTGGAGCTGGCGATGAGCCCCGCCTCCCTCACCGGCTTCCAGGCCTGGCTCGAGGCCCGGCCTCCCGGCACCGACTGGACCCGTGGCTGA
- a CDS encoding F0F1 ATP synthase subunit epsilon — MAENLTVSLVAADRTVWSGEATMVIARTVEGDVGVLRGHAPMLSLLTDAVVEIAEVDGDLVVAAVDGGFLSVAADRVSILSERAVLASEVDVDLVQAEAEEARALLGTDDDAELRIRRAEARLRAVERAR; from the coding sequence ATGGCTGAGAACCTCACGGTGTCCCTCGTCGCGGCCGACCGCACGGTCTGGTCCGGCGAGGCCACCATGGTGATCGCCCGCACGGTGGAGGGGGACGTCGGCGTGCTGCGCGGTCACGCGCCGATGCTCTCCCTGCTCACCGACGCGGTCGTGGAGATCGCCGAGGTCGACGGTGACCTCGTCGTCGCCGCGGTCGACGGCGGCTTCCTCTCGGTCGCGGCCGACCGGGTCTCCATCCTCTCCGAGCGGGCTGTGCTCGCCTCGGAGGTCGATGTGGACCTGGTCCAGGCCGAGGCCGAGGAGGCTCGGGCCCTGCTCGGCACCGACGACGACGCCGAGCTGCGCATCCGCCGGGCCGAGGCCCGGCTCCGCGCCGTCGAACGGGCTCGCTGA
- the atpD gene encoding F0F1 ATP synthase subunit beta: MTATFEETQQGSTAGKTGRVARVTGPVVDVEFPPDAMPEMYNKLEVDLELEGVTKTLILEVALHIGDGVVRAISMQSTDGLVRGATVRDTGGPITVPVGNETLGRVFNATGDVLNLAEGERFEVNERWGIHRKAPAFDQLESKTQMFETGIKVIDLLTPYVQGGKIGLFGGAGVGKTVLIQEMIARVAKDHGGVSVFAGVGERTREGNDLIVEMEEAGVLGQTALVFGQMDEPPGTRLRVALSALTMAEYFRDVQNQDVLLFIDNIFRFTQAGSEVSTLLGRMPSAVGYQPNLADEMGQLQERITSTRGHSITSMQAIYVPADDYTDPAPATTFAHLDATTELSREIASLGIYPAVDPLTSTSRILDAQYIGQAHYDCAIRIKQILQRNKELQDIIAILGVDELSEEDKIIVSRARRIQRFLSQNTYVAKQFTGIEGSTVPVADTIEAFNKIADGEYDHVAEQAFFMCGGLDDVEAKWADIQKNL, encoded by the coding sequence ATGACTGCCACCTTCGAAGAGACCCAGCAGGGCTCGACGGCCGGCAAGACCGGGCGCGTCGCCCGGGTGACCGGCCCCGTCGTCGACGTCGAGTTCCCCCCGGACGCGATGCCGGAGATGTACAACAAGCTCGAGGTCGACCTCGAGCTCGAGGGCGTGACCAAGACCCTGATCCTCGAGGTCGCTCTCCACATCGGGGACGGCGTCGTGCGCGCCATCTCGATGCAGTCGACCGACGGCCTGGTCCGCGGGGCGACGGTGCGCGACACCGGCGGCCCGATCACGGTCCCGGTCGGCAACGAGACCCTCGGCCGGGTCTTCAACGCCACCGGCGACGTGCTCAACCTCGCCGAGGGCGAGCGCTTCGAGGTCAACGAGCGCTGGGGCATCCACCGCAAGGCGCCGGCCTTCGACCAGCTGGAGTCCAAGACCCAGATGTTCGAGACCGGCATCAAGGTCATCGACCTGCTAACCCCCTACGTCCAGGGCGGCAAGATCGGCCTGTTCGGTGGTGCGGGCGTCGGCAAGACCGTCCTGATCCAGGAGATGATCGCCCGCGTCGCCAAGGACCACGGTGGCGTGTCGGTGTTCGCCGGTGTCGGTGAGCGCACCCGTGAGGGCAACGACCTCATCGTCGAGATGGAGGAGGCCGGCGTGCTGGGGCAGACCGCCCTGGTCTTCGGCCAGATGGACGAGCCGCCGGGCACCCGCCTGCGGGTCGCCCTGTCGGCCCTGACGATGGCGGAGTACTTCCGCGACGTGCAGAACCAGGACGTGCTGCTCTTCATCGACAACATCTTCCGGTTCACCCAGGCGGGCTCGGAGGTCTCCACCCTGCTCGGTCGCATGCCGTCCGCGGTGGGCTACCAGCCGAACCTCGCAGACGAGATGGGCCAGCTCCAGGAGCGGATCACCTCGACGCGTGGTCACTCGATCACCTCGATGCAGGCGATCTACGTGCCGGCGGACGACTACACCGACCCGGCCCCGGCGACCACCTTCGCCCACCTCGACGCCACGACCGAGCTGTCCCGCGAGATCGCTTCGCTGGGCATCTACCCGGCCGTGGACCCGCTGACCTCGACCTCGCGGATCCTCGACGCCCAGTACATCGGGCAGGCTCACTACGACTGCGCGATCCGGATCAAGCAGATCCTGCAGCGCAACAAGGAGCTGCAGGACATCATCGCGATCCTCGGTGTCGACGAGCTCTCCGAGGAGGACAAGATCATCGTCTCCCGGGCCCGTCGCATCCAGCGGTTCCTGTCGCAGAACACCTACGTGGCCAAGCAGTTCACCGGCATCGAGGGCTCGACGGTCCCCGTGGCCGACACCATCGAGGCGTTCAACAAGATCGCCGACGGTGAGTACGACCACGTGGCCGAGCAGGCGTTCTTCATGTGCGGCGGTCTCGACGACGTCGAGGCCAAGTGGGCCGACATCCAGAAGAACCTCTGA
- a CDS encoding F0F1 ATP synthase subunit gamma: MAVSLREYRARIKSTESMKKITRAMELIAASRIIKAQQRAQAAAPYARELTRAVSAVATFSNVDHPLTREEENPKRAAVLIVTSDRGLAGAYSSSVLKEAERLNEKLRAEGKEIDTYIAGRKGEAYYKFRQRPVVQSWTGFSDQPSYDVAAEIGAVLIESFLKEQGEEGDVDEVHVVYTRFRSMLTQEPTAVRLLPLEVVEAEEGGSVDRPDASEVLPLYEFEPSAEEVLDGLLPQYVQSRVFFALLQAAASELAARQKAMKSATDNADELIKKYKRIANQARQAGITQEISEIVGGVNALADANSGSE, encoded by the coding sequence ATGGCCGTATCGCTGCGTGAGTACCGCGCGCGGATCAAGTCGACGGAGTCGATGAAGAAGATCACGCGCGCCATGGAGCTCATCGCTGCGTCCCGGATCATCAAGGCGCAGCAGCGGGCGCAGGCGGCTGCGCCGTACGCCCGTGAGCTGACCCGCGCGGTCTCGGCGGTGGCGACGTTCTCGAACGTCGACCACCCGCTGACCCGCGAGGAGGAGAACCCCAAGCGGGCGGCCGTGCTGATCGTGACCAGCGACCGAGGTCTGGCCGGCGCGTACTCCTCGAGCGTGCTCAAGGAGGCGGAGCGGCTCAACGAGAAGCTCCGCGCCGAGGGCAAGGAGATCGACACCTACATCGCCGGGCGCAAGGGCGAGGCGTACTACAAGTTCCGCCAGCGTCCCGTCGTCCAGTCGTGGACCGGGTTCTCCGACCAGCCGTCCTACGACGTGGCTGCGGAGATCGGCGCGGTGCTGATCGAGTCCTTCCTCAAGGAGCAGGGCGAGGAGGGCGACGTCGACGAGGTCCACGTCGTCTACACCCGCTTCCGCTCGATGCTCACCCAGGAGCCGACCGCGGTCCGGCTGCTGCCGCTCGAGGTCGTCGAGGCCGAGGAGGGCGGCTCGGTCGACCGACCGGACGCCTCCGAGGTGCTCCCGCTCTACGAGTTCGAGCCCTCGGCCGAGGAGGTCCTGGACGGGCTGCTTCCGCAGTACGTCCAGAGCCGGGTCTTCTTCGCGCTGCTCCAGGCGGCGGCGTCCGAGCTGGCCGCTCGCCAGAAGGCGATGAAGTCGGCCACGGACAACGCCGACGAGCTGATCAAGAAGTACAAGCGGATCGCCAACCAGGCCCGCCAGGCCGGTATTACCCAGGAAATCAGCGAGATCGTCGGTGGCGTCAACGCACTCGCCGACGCGAACTCCGGGAGTGAGTGA
- the atpA gene encoding F0F1 ATP synthase subunit alpha → MTELSIRPEEIRDALQKYVADYQPEAASREEVGVVAEAGDGIARVSGLPSAMANELLEFEDGTLGLALNLDTREIGVVILGDFDKIEEGQKVRRTGEILSVPVGEGYLGRVVDPLGKPIDGLGDIETSGRRALELQAPSVMQRKSVHEPLATGIKAIDSLTPIGRGQRQLIIGDRATGKTTVAIDTIINQKQYWETGDPSKQVRCIYVAVGQKGSTIASVRGALEEAGALEYTTIVASPASDSAGFKYLAPYTGSAIGQHWMYEGKHVLIVFDDLTKQAEAYRAVSLLLRRPPGREAYPGDVFYLHSRLLERCAKLSDDLGAGSMTGLPMVETKANDVSAFIPTNVISITDGQIFLQSDLFAANQRPAIDVGVSVSRVGGAAMTKALKAVTGSLKVDLAQFRAMEAFAMFASDLDAASRQQLDRGQRLMALLKQPAYSPYPVEEMTVSLWLGTTGRLDRVPVEDVLRFEREFLDYLRRSHEGILNAIRESLKFEDDTASAVEDAYTSFLDQFETSEGGSIKVGHEAPAEALEDEDQEQIVKQKRG, encoded by the coding sequence ATGACGGAGCTCTCCATCCGTCCGGAGGAGATCCGCGACGCGCTGCAGAAGTACGTCGCCGACTACCAGCCCGAGGCCGCGAGCCGCGAAGAGGTCGGCGTCGTGGCGGAGGCCGGTGACGGCATCGCCCGCGTCAGCGGCCTGCCGTCGGCCATGGCCAACGAGCTGCTCGAGTTCGAGGACGGCACCCTGGGCCTGGCCCTGAACCTCGACACCCGCGAGATCGGCGTCGTCATCCTCGGTGACTTCGACAAGATCGAGGAGGGTCAGAAGGTCCGCCGGACCGGCGAGATCCTCTCGGTCCCGGTCGGCGAGGGTTACCTCGGTCGCGTCGTGGACCCGCTGGGCAAGCCGATCGACGGCCTCGGCGACATCGAGACCTCGGGTCGCCGCGCCCTGGAGCTCCAGGCGCCGTCGGTGATGCAGCGCAAGTCGGTGCACGAGCCCCTCGCCACCGGCATCAAGGCGATCGACTCCCTGACGCCGATCGGCCGTGGCCAGCGCCAGCTGATCATCGGTGACCGGGCGACCGGCAAGACCACGGTCGCGATCGACACGATCATCAACCAGAAGCAGTACTGGGAGACCGGCGACCCGAGCAAGCAGGTCCGCTGCATCTACGTCGCGGTCGGCCAGAAGGGTTCGACGATCGCCTCGGTGCGTGGCGCACTCGAGGAGGCCGGCGCTCTGGAGTACACCACCATCGTGGCCTCGCCGGCCTCGGACAGCGCGGGCTTCAAGTACCTCGCGCCGTACACCGGCTCGGCCATCGGCCAGCACTGGATGTATGAGGGCAAGCACGTCCTCATCGTCTTCGACGACCTGACCAAGCAGGCCGAGGCCTACCGTGCGGTGTCGCTGCTGCTGCGCCGTCCGCCGGGCCGCGAGGCCTACCCGGGCGACGTCTTCTACCTGCACAGCCGCCTGCTCGAGCGCTGCGCCAAGCTCTCCGACGACCTCGGTGCGGGCTCGATGACCGGTCTGCCGATGGTGGAGACCAAGGCCAACGACGTCTCGGCGTTCATCCCGACCAACGTCATCTCGATCACCGATGGCCAGATCTTCCTCCAGTCCGACCTGTTCGCGGCCAACCAGCGCCCGGCGATCGACGTCGGTGTCTCCGTCTCCCGCGTCGGTGGCGCGGCGATGACCAAGGCACTCAAGGCCGTCACCGGCTCGCTCAAGGTCGACCTGGCGCAGTTCCGCGCGATGGAGGCGTTCGCGATGTTCGCCTCCGACCTCGACGCGGCCTCGCGCCAGCAGCTGGACCGCGGCCAGCGCCTGATGGCGCTGCTCAAGCAGCCGGCCTACTCGCCCTACCCGGTCGAGGAGATGACGGTCTCGCTGTGGCTGGGCACCACCGGTCGTCTCGACCGCGTGCCGGTCGAGGACGTGCTCCGCTTCGAGCGCGAGTTCCTCGACTACCTGCGTCGCTCGCACGAGGGCATCCTCAACGCGATCCGTGAGTCCCTGAAGTTCGAGGACGACACGGCCTCCGCGGTCGAGGACGCCTACACCTCCTTCCTCGACCAGTTCGAGACCTCTGAGGGCGGGTCGATCAAGGTCGGCCACGAGGCTCCGGCCGAGGCGCTCGAGGACGAGGACCAGGAGCAGATCGTCAAGCAGAAGCGGGGCTGA
- a CDS encoding F0F1 ATP synthase subunit delta: MTSSFRGASAESVAALTDGLRGAVGGSPETAAVVAGELFGVSQTLRGEGSLRRFVSDVSVPDEAKTGLVGQVFGGKVAEATLSVVRSAVSRRWVSAGDLPKALEHLGVVAAVASAGDQAGRLSDELFAFAQAVKDAPELRDALSDPARALEDKARLVRSLLEGKALPATTTLAVQSLAGTYRTVAVALAEYQKVAAEVQNQGLATVRVARDLSGAERDRLAEVLSRQYGRPVHLNLLVDPTVLGGIRVEIGDDVIDGTVSSRLDDARRRLAG; the protein is encoded by the coding sequence ATGACCTCGTCGTTCCGCGGCGCCTCCGCCGAGTCCGTGGCAGCCCTCACCGACGGGCTGCGGGGTGCGGTCGGTGGTTCGCCCGAGACCGCTGCCGTCGTCGCCGGTGAGCTGTTCGGGGTCTCGCAGACCCTGCGTGGCGAGGGCTCCTTGCGCCGCTTCGTCTCCGACGTGTCCGTGCCCGACGAGGCCAAGACCGGTCTCGTCGGGCAGGTCTTCGGCGGCAAGGTGGCCGAGGCGACCCTCTCGGTGGTCCGCTCCGCGGTCTCGCGCCGGTGGGTCTCCGCCGGCGACCTGCCGAAGGCGCTGGAGCACCTCGGTGTCGTCGCGGCCGTGGCGTCGGCCGGCGACCAGGCCGGGCGGCTCTCCGATGAGCTGTTCGCCTTCGCCCAGGCCGTCAAGGACGCCCCCGAGCTCCGCGACGCGCTCTCGGACCCCGCTCGCGCGCTCGAGGACAAGGCCCGCCTCGTGCGGTCCCTGCTCGAGGGCAAGGCGCTCCCGGCGACGACCACCCTCGCGGTGCAGTCGCTGGCCGGCACCTACCGGACGGTGGCGGTCGCGCTCGCCGAGTACCAGAAGGTCGCTGCAGAGGTGCAGAACCAGGGCCTGGCCACCGTGCGGGTCGCGCGTGACCTGTCCGGCGCCGAACGGGACCGGCTGGCCGAGGTCCTCTCGCGCCAGTACGGGCGGCCCGTGCACCTCAACCTGCTGGTGGACCCCACGGTCCTCGGCGGGATCCGCGTCGAGATCGGTGACGATGTCATCGACGGCACGGTGTCCAGCCGCCTCGACGACGCCCGGCGTCGTCTGGCCGGCTGA